From the genome of Ornithobacterium rhinotracheale, one region includes:
- a CDS encoding HPP family protein, with the protein MKRYFSKFKTQGKSPAHLGVNFSVYSGIGGFIAIAVVALLSQQTDTPYLMAPFGATCVLAFGVPNSPLAQPRNIIGGHLISTLIGLACLYLLGDHWYSLALGVGLTICLMQLTRTTHPPAGADPLVVILGAKTLGFILNPVLSGAVVITLIALLFNNLSSKRKYPIYWK; encoded by the coding sequence ATGAAACGCTATTTCTCAAAATTCAAAACCCAAGGCAAAAGTCCCGCTCACTTAGGGGTAAACTTTTCTGTATATTCGGGCATCGGTGGTTTTATCGCCATTGCGGTGGTCGCCTTACTTTCTCAGCAAACTGACACCCCCTACCTAATGGCACCATTCGGAGCCACTTGCGTATTAGCCTTTGGCGTTCCCAACAGCCCATTGGCACAACCCCGAAACATCATCGGCGGACACCTCATTTCTACACTTATCGGTTTGGCGTGTCTGTATCTATTGGGCGATCATTGGTATTCCTTAGCCTTAGGCGTGGGACTTACCATCTGCCTAATGCAACTCACACGCACCACGCATCCACCCGCAGGTGCCGACCCTTTAGTCGTGATTTTAGGTGCCAAAACCTTAGGTTTTATACTCAATCCCGTACTTTCAGGTGCGGTAGTTATTACCCTTATCGCCCTGCTTTTTAACAATCTTAGCAGTAAACGAAAATATCCTATTTATTGGAAGTAA
- a CDS encoding 3'-5' exonuclease: MIAHLNPKNILFLDIETVPQHQKWNELSPLMQSLFEQKTKYRREKEDISPEVFYESNAGIWAEFGKIICISCGVIFNENQFKTKSFFGDDERKILQDFSEMLHKHYHQKNAILCAHNGKEFDFPYIGRRLLANGLPLPEILNTMGKRPWQSQHLDTMELWKFGDYKHYTSLNLLAALLGVPTPKDDIDGSEVARVYYKEKNIERIKIYCEKDVLTVAQIFRKFRGESLLEFNHD, encoded by the coding sequence ATGATTGCACATTTAAACCCTAAAAATATACTTTTTTTAGATATTGAGACCGTTCCACAGCATCAAAAATGGAACGAGCTTTCGCCTTTGATGCAATCGCTCTTTGAACAGAAAACCAAATACCGCCGAGAAAAAGAAGACATTTCGCCCGAGGTGTTTTATGAATCCAACGCAGGGATTTGGGCAGAATTTGGTAAAATCATATGCATTTCGTGTGGCGTTATTTTCAACGAAAATCAGTTTAAAACCAAAAGCTTTTTTGGCGATGACGAACGAAAAATATTACAAGATTTCTCCGAAATGCTCCACAAGCATTATCACCAGAAAAATGCAATTCTCTGCGCACACAACGGCAAAGAGTTCGATTTTCCCTACATTGGTCGGCGTCTGCTTGCCAATGGGCTCCCGCTCCCCGAGATTTTAAACACCATGGGCAAAAGACCATGGCAAAGCCAACACCTCGACACCATGGAGCTTTGGAAATTCGGGGATTATAAACATTACACATCGCTCAATTTGCTAGCAGCATTGCTCGGCGTTCCTACGCCTAAAGATGATATCGACGGCAGCGAAGTGGCTCGCGTGTATTACAAAGAAAAAAATATAGAAAGAATTAAAATTTATTGCGAAAAAGATGTACTCACCGTGGCACAAATTTTTAGAAAATTTAGAGGTGAATCTTTATTAGAATTTAATCATGATTGA
- a CDS encoding YkgJ family cysteine cluster protein, with amino-acid sequence MIDIQAHQDLAQSKRKENEQFLAQLKKRKPKDLDKVAKDFHDEIFADFDCLECGNCCRGTGPLFIEKDIERIAKQLKMKPQQFTDSYLRKDEENDWVFQRVPCPFLGEDNFCFIYDARPRACREFPHTDRRRLYQINHLTIKNLEICPAAFQIIEKLKEHYSF; translated from the coding sequence ATGATTGATATCCAAGCACATCAAGATTTAGCCCAAAGCAAGCGAAAGGAAAACGAGCAATTTTTAGCTCAATTAAAAAAAAGAAAACCAAAAGATCTGGACAAAGTAGCTAAGGATTTTCACGATGAAATTTTTGCCGATTTCGACTGCTTAGAGTGCGGCAATTGTTGTCGCGGGACAGGTCCGCTTTTTATAGAAAAAGACATCGAGCGCATTGCTAAACAACTCAAAATGAAACCACAACAATTCACCGATTCTTATTTAAGAAAAGATGAAGAAAACGATTGGGTATTTCAGCGTGTGCCGTGCCCCTTTCTAGGCGAAGACAATTTTTGTTTCATCTACGATGCGCGCCCACGAGCCTGTCGAGAGTTTCCGCATACCGATCGCCGAAGACTCTACCAAATTAATCATTTAACGATTAAAAATCTTGAAATTTGCCCTGCTGCTTTTCAAATCATTGAAAAACTGAAAGAACATTACTCTTTTTAG
- the rsmI gene encoding 16S rRNA (cytidine(1402)-2'-O)-methyltransferase, with translation MSGKLSLVPTPIGNLGDITLRALEVLKSADVILAEDTRNSSKLLQHYEIATPMRSHHAHNEHTETDSLIAQLKAGKNFALITDAGTPGISDPGFFLLRACIKNDIKTEVLPGATAFVPGLILSGLPNHNFTFVGFLPIKKGRKTLLESLAQEKKTMIFYESPHKIEHTLKDFCTYLGEERQASLSRELTKKFEETLRGSLKDLLQTAQEKKLKGEMVIVVAGAD, from the coding sequence ATGAGCGGGAAACTCTCACTTGTACCCACACCTATTGGGAATTTGGGCGACATCACGCTGCGTGCACTAGAAGTCTTGAAATCGGCTGACGTGATTTTGGCCGAAGACACACGCAACAGTTCCAAATTATTACAACATTACGAAATTGCAACGCCCATGCGATCGCATCACGCACACAATGAACACACCGAAACCGACTCACTCATTGCACAACTCAAAGCGGGGAAAAACTTTGCATTGATTACAGATGCGGGCACGCCAGGGATTTCAGATCCTGGTTTTTTTCTACTCCGTGCTTGCATCAAAAATGATATTAAAACCGAAGTTTTGCCTGGTGCTACGGCTTTTGTTCCAGGATTGATTCTCTCGGGGTTACCAAATCATAATTTCACTTTTGTGGGTTTTTTACCGATTAAAAAAGGCAGAAAAACCTTGCTTGAATCTTTAGCCCAAGAAAAAAAAACTATGATTTTCTACGAATCTCCGCACAAAATAGAGCACACTTTAAAAGATTTCTGTACTTATCTTGGAGAAGAACGACAAGCGAGCCTTTCGCGCGAACTCACCAAAAAATTTGAGGAAACCTTGCGTGGTTCCCTCAAGGATTTATTACAAACTGCCCAAGAGAAAAAACTCAAAGGCGAAATGGTAATTGTTGTAGCAGGAGCAGATTAA
- a CDS encoding UDP-3-O-(3-hydroxymyristoyl)glucosamine N-acyltransferase: protein MRFPKPYTLEEIAKMIDAEFVGDKEFEVLGINEIHCVEPGDIVFVDHPKYYDKALQSKATIILINKKVECPAGKALLVSDDPFRDFVKIGEYFVQKNTQNQLQNPNLEVGEGTYIAPNVFIGDSVKIGKNCYIHPNVTLGDRTVIGDNVIIHAGTVLGGDAFYYKKRESGFDKLKSVGNVVIENDVEIGANCTIDRGVTSSTTIGAGSKLDNLIQIGHDTVVGKKCLIASQVGIAGCCVIEDEVTFWGQSGTTSGIRIGARAVIGAKSGVAKSIPGDKLYMGMPAEEGKAAYRKYAALNLLIKNKGKL from the coding sequence ATGCGTTTTCCTAAACCATATACTTTAGAAGAAATAGCTAAAATGATTGACGCCGAGTTTGTTGGCGATAAAGAATTTGAAGTTTTAGGCATTAACGAAATTCACTGTGTGGAGCCTGGAGATATCGTTTTTGTGGATCATCCCAAATATTACGACAAGGCTTTGCAAAGCAAGGCAACCATTATTTTAATCAATAAAAAAGTGGAATGCCCAGCCGGAAAAGCACTTTTGGTGAGCGATGATCCGTTTCGTGATTTTGTGAAAATCGGAGAATATTTTGTGCAAAAAAACACGCAAAATCAATTGCAGAATCCGAATTTGGAAGTGGGGGAGGGTACTTACATTGCCCCAAATGTCTTTATTGGTGATTCTGTGAAAATTGGTAAAAATTGCTATATTCACCCCAATGTTACTTTGGGCGACCGCACCGTGATTGGCGATAATGTAATTATTCATGCAGGAACCGTTTTGGGGGGCGATGCGTTTTATTATAAAAAGCGAGAATCGGGATTTGATAAATTGAAATCCGTGGGAAATGTCGTGATAGAAAACGATGTAGAAATCGGTGCTAATTGCACCATCGATCGAGGCGTAACTTCTTCTACCACCATCGGAGCGGGTTCTAAATTAGATAATTTAATCCAAATAGGGCATGATACCGTTGTCGGGAAAAAATGCTTAATCGCTTCGCAAGTGGGGATTGCAGGTTGTTGTGTGATTGAAGACGAAGTTACATTCTGGGGACAAAGCGGTACTACAAGCGGAATCAGAATTGGTGCGCGTGCTGTTATAGGAGCCAAATCGGGCGTGGCAAAATCTATCCCAGGCGATAAACTATACATGGGGATGCCTGCCGAAGAAGGAAAAGCAGCTTATCGTAAATATGCGGCACTTAATCTTTTAATTAAGAATAAAGGTAAACTTTAA
- a CDS encoding pyridoxal phosphate-dependent aminotransferase, with product MELSQRVQSLKPSATLTMAAKARELKAAGKDIISLSLGEPDFETPDFIKEAAVQAIHENYNHYPPLNGYPDLLEAIAHKFKRDNGLEYKTSEIMVSTGAKQCIYNSIMALVNEGDEVILPSPYWVSYSDITQLAGGKVVEIPTTLETNFKITPEQLEQAITLKSKVLMYSSPCNPSGSVYTRAELEALAKVLEKHPQIIVISDEIYEHITYSTKMVSMASIGNMKERTITINGLAKAFAMTGWRIGYIGAPEWIVKACSKLQGQITSGANSIAQRAAIAAVSADPSKIQYMIDAFKKRRTLVLEKAREIPGFEVTEPEGAFYIFPKVSSLFGKTFNGVTINSASDLSLYLLEKAQVATVTGEAFGDPNCLRLSYATSEEQLVEAFDRIKKALS from the coding sequence ATGGAATTATCTCAACGCGTACAATCACTTAAGCCTTCAGCTACGCTTACAATGGCGGCAAAAGCCCGCGAATTGAAAGCAGCAGGCAAAGACATCATAAGCCTAAGTTTGGGCGAGCCCGATTTTGAAACTCCAGATTTCATCAAAGAAGCGGCAGTTCAAGCCATTCACGAAAACTACAATCACTATCCGCCATTGAACGGATACCCTGATTTGCTCGAAGCTATTGCGCACAAGTTTAAGCGAGACAATGGCTTGGAATATAAAACCTCTGAAATTATGGTTTCTACGGGGGCAAAGCAATGTATCTACAACAGTATCATGGCACTTGTGAACGAAGGCGATGAGGTGATTTTGCCTTCGCCGTATTGGGTGAGCTATTCCGACATTACGCAACTTGCGGGCGGAAAAGTCGTGGAGATTCCTACCACTTTGGAAACCAATTTTAAAATTACACCCGAGCAATTGGAACAAGCCATCACGCTTAAATCAAAAGTGTTGATGTACAGCTCGCCATGCAACCCGAGCGGCAGCGTTTACACCCGTGCGGAGCTAGAAGCCCTAGCCAAAGTACTCGAAAAGCACCCGCAAATCATCGTGATTTCAGATGAGATTTATGAGCATATCACTTATTCTACCAAAATGGTGAGCATGGCATCTATTGGGAATATGAAAGAACGCACCATCACCATCAACGGCTTGGCAAAAGCCTTTGCGATGACAGGCTGGCGAATTGGCTACATTGGAGCACCCGAGTGGATTGTGAAAGCATGCAGTAAACTGCAAGGGCAAATCACTTCTGGAGCCAATTCCATTGCACAGCGAGCAGCCATTGCCGCAGTTTCTGCCGATCCGAGCAAGATTCAGTATATGATAGATGCGTTCAAAAAACGAAGAACTTTAGTCTTGGAAAAAGCAAGAGAAATCCCTGGTTTTGAAGTTACTGAGCCAGAAGGAGCCTTTTATATTTTCCCGAAAGTTTCTTCTTTATTTGGCAAAACATTCAATGGCGTAACAATAAATTCAGCCTCAGATTTAAGCTTATATTTGCTCGAAAAAGCCCAAGTGGCCACCGTAACGGGCGAGGCCTTTGGCGACCCGAATTGCCTACGCCTCTCTTATGCCACCTCGGAGGAGCAGCTCGTGGAGGCCTTTGATAGAATTAAAAAAGCTTTAAGCTAA
- a CDS encoding heavy metal translocating P-type ATPase metal-binding domain-containing protein, producing MNETCYHCGLDCEEDLIIFDQKPFCCQGCKTVYEILNQHQLATYYELNKAPGTQPNAKNKHSFDFLDTPEIFEKFIDFNDDGVAVVNFFVPVIHCSSCVWVLESLNELNDGILYSNVNFPQKKVQITYDSTQLKLSELAYFMASLGYKPALNLENIEKEKSKHNRQLIYQLAIAGFCFGNIMLLVFPEYVSSDETWLEQNKNFFRWFSFVLALPVLLYSAKDYLKSAILAIKNKRVNIDIPIAIGILVLFFRSLYEILTGHSGGYFDSMAGLVFFMLIGKWFQQRTYQSLSFDRDYKSFYPISVAKITENGIQNILLSELKKGDRILLRDEEILPADAILIKGEARIDNSFVTGESRLITKKVGEKIYAGGKQSGLAITLEIIEEVNQSYLTSLWNHEVFAKEESTLENLVNQVSQYFVWVILAIATISGIFWYFHDASRMFQVITAVLIIACPCALALASPFTLGNLMRVFGQNKFYVKEAHTIEKMAKIDSIVFDKTGTITQSQSEEIVYQGTPLFPQEACAVASLVQQSNHPLSRSLQHYFKHTPKTDEILNYTQIKGKGQEASISGMQLQVGSREWLGRGQKSDFETTEVLLAINGAYKGRFIFKNKYRKHLGHTIQQLSGYVLSLLSGDNASEAQNLKQIFPPQASLNFNQSPQDKLQFIEQLQHQGHRVMMLGDGLNDAGALKQSNVGVAVAEDMNVFSPSCDAILGSASFDELPQFLKLSKIGIRLVKIAFIISFLYNIIGLSFAVTGNLTPVVAAILMPISSISVVLFVTFSTWLVAYFTLKKR from the coding sequence ATGAACGAAACTTGTTATCATTGCGGTTTAGATTGTGAGGAGGATTTGATAATCTTTGACCAAAAGCCCTTTTGCTGCCAAGGGTGCAAAACGGTGTACGAGATTCTAAATCAGCATCAATTAGCTACTTATTACGAGCTGAATAAAGCCCCAGGAACCCAGCCAAATGCTAAGAATAAGCACTCCTTTGATTTCTTAGATACGCCAGAAATCTTTGAAAAATTCATTGATTTTAACGACGATGGCGTAGCGGTGGTCAATTTTTTTGTACCCGTAATCCATTGTAGTTCATGCGTGTGGGTGCTCGAAAGTTTAAACGAGCTAAATGATGGGATTTTGTACTCCAATGTAAATTTTCCACAGAAAAAAGTACAAATTACTTATGATTCTACCCAATTAAAATTAAGCGAATTAGCCTATTTTATGGCAAGTTTGGGCTACAAACCTGCACTTAATTTAGAAAACATTGAAAAAGAAAAATCCAAACACAATCGCCAGTTGATTTACCAATTAGCCATTGCAGGATTTTGCTTTGGGAATATCATGCTTTTGGTTTTTCCCGAATATGTGAGTTCAGACGAAACATGGCTGGAGCAAAACAAAAACTTTTTCCGTTGGTTTTCCTTTGTTTTAGCCTTGCCTGTGTTGCTTTATTCTGCAAAAGATTATTTAAAATCGGCGATTTTAGCCATAAAAAACAAACGAGTAAATATCGACATTCCCATTGCTATTGGGATTTTGGTGCTGTTTTTTAGAAGCCTTTACGAAATCCTCACGGGGCATAGTGGCGGCTATTTTGATAGCATGGCAGGCTTGGTATTTTTTATGTTGATAGGTAAATGGTTTCAGCAACGCACCTATCAAAGTTTGTCTTTTGATAGAGATTACAAATCGTTTTATCCCATCTCGGTAGCCAAAATCACCGAAAATGGAATTCAAAATATTTTACTTTCTGAGCTTAAAAAAGGCGACCGGATTTTGCTTAGAGACGAAGAGATTTTGCCCGCCGATGCTATTTTGATTAAAGGTGAAGCCCGCATCGACAACAGTTTTGTAACGGGAGAATCTCGCTTAATTACCAAAAAAGTGGGCGAAAAAATCTATGCAGGAGGCAAGCAATCAGGGCTAGCCATCACGCTGGAAATCATAGAGGAGGTGAACCAAAGCTACCTCACTAGCCTGTGGAATCACGAGGTTTTTGCCAAGGAAGAGTCCACACTTGAAAATTTGGTAAACCAAGTAAGCCAGTACTTTGTATGGGTGATTTTAGCCATAGCCACTATATCAGGGATTTTTTGGTATTTCCACGATGCGAGCCGAATGTTTCAAGTCATCACAGCGGTGCTTATCATCGCCTGTCCGTGTGCCTTGGCGCTAGCATCGCCCTTTACTTTGGGGAATTTAATGCGTGTTTTTGGGCAAAATAAATTCTATGTTAAGGAGGCTCACACGATTGAGAAAATGGCAAAAATTGACAGCATCGTTTTTGACAAAACAGGCACCATTACCCAAAGCCAAAGCGAGGAGATTGTATACCAAGGAACGCCCCTTTTCCCGCAGGAAGCCTGTGCCGTGGCGAGCCTTGTGCAGCAGTCCAATCACCCGCTGAGCCGCAGCCTGCAACACTACTTTAAGCACACGCCTAAAACAGATGAAATCTTAAATTACACCCAAATCAAAGGCAAGGGGCAAGAGGCCTCAATCAGCGGAATGCAGCTCCAAGTGGGGAGCCGTGAATGGCTGGGGCGTGGCCAAAAATCAGATTTTGAAACAACAGAGGTTTTGCTTGCCATCAATGGGGCATACAAGGGGCGATTTATTTTTAAAAATAAGTACAGAAAGCATCTAGGGCATACAATTCAGCAGCTCTCAGGCTATGTGCTGAGCCTCCTATCTGGCGATAATGCGAGCGAGGCGCAAAATTTAAAACAAATCTTTCCGCCACAAGCAAGCCTTAATTTCAACCAAAGCCCGCAGGACAAATTGCAGTTCATAGAGCAATTGCAACATCAAGGCCACCGCGTGATGATGCTCGGCGATGGGCTAAATGATGCTGGCGCGCTCAAGCAGAGCAATGTGGGCGTGGCCGTGGCAGAGGATATGAATGTATTTTCGCCCTCGTGTGATGCAATTTTGGGCAGTGCCTCGTTTGATGAGTTGCCTCAATTTTTAAAGCTAAGCAAAATCGGTATTCGTTTGGTGAAAATTGCCTTTATCATCAGTTTTTTATACAACATCATCGGGCTGAGTTTTGCCGTTACAGGGAATTTAACGCCTGTGGTAGCGGCTATTTTAATGCCGATAAGCTCTATTTCCGTAGTGCTTTTTGTCACATTTAGCACTTGGCTAGTAGCTTATTTTACATTGAAAAAGAGGTGA
- a CDS encoding Crp/Fnr family transcriptional regulator, with the protein MSEINNFSVLHNYFDNNAMLNIFSKEEKEVLRSERKEIIFKKGDLILEEGKIPTGIFLIKEGTAKVFKIGFTGKEQIIRFLKAGDMIGYRSLLTGEVFGSSSAAISTVKVEFFPGELFLKMLQENPSFSFEMLKLISKQLGDAAETITTLAQKTVRERLAEVLMMLEEQLGNDNENYINISLTREEMANLIGTATESAIRLISEFKNDGLIAVQGRRIKIVNREMIKKLAHVG; encoded by the coding sequence ATGTCTGAAATCAATAATTTCTCTGTTTTGCATAATTATTTTGATAATAATGCAATGTTGAACATTTTCTCAAAAGAGGAAAAGGAGGTATTAAGAAGTGAAAGAAAAGAAATTATTTTCAAAAAAGGAGATTTAATTCTAGAAGAAGGTAAGATCCCAACTGGTATTTTCTTGATCAAAGAAGGGACTGCCAAGGTGTTTAAGATAGGCTTTACTGGAAAAGAACAAATCATTCGTTTTTTGAAGGCTGGTGATATGATAGGCTATCGCTCATTGCTCACTGGAGAAGTCTTCGGCTCATCTTCGGCCGCAATTAGCACCGTGAAAGTTGAGTTTTTCCCTGGGGAGCTTTTCTTAAAAATGTTGCAAGAAAATCCTAGCTTTAGCTTTGAAATGCTGAAATTAATCTCTAAACAACTAGGTGATGCGGCTGAAACCATCACAACTTTGGCTCAAAAAACTGTGCGCGAGCGATTGGCAGAGGTTTTAATGATGCTTGAGGAGCAGCTGGGAAATGATAACGAGAACTACATCAACATTTCGCTCACTCGCGAGGAAATGGCAAACTTGATTGGGACTGCTACCGAATCTGCTATCCGATTGATTTCTGAGTTTAAAAACGACGGACTTATCGCTGTACAGGGTAGAAGAATTAAAATTGTGAACCGAGAAATGATCAAGAAATTGGCGCATGTCGGATAA
- a CDS encoding FeoB-associated Cys-rich membrane protein: MDLQIIIIAILFVLALVYLFRKTILPIFTKKSGCDKGCGCGKK; encoded by the coding sequence ATGGATTTGCAAATCATCATCATTGCCATACTTTTTGTGCTGGCATTGGTTTATCTTTTCAGAAAAACGATTTTACCTATTTTTACTAAAAAATCAGGCTGTGATAAAGGTTGTGGCTGTGGCAAAAAATGA
- the feoB gene encoding ferrous iron transport protein B — protein sequence MSVLKIALVGNPNVGKSTLFNALTGLKQRVGNYPGTTVEKRVGSLKHQGVRVKLYDFPGTYTLYPKSADEEVVFNILNNPNSPDFPDKVVVVGSPLQLKRSLLLYHQVRDAGLPVIFVLNMADEIEKNQLSINREEFRMLLGEDLIEINARNAQNISILKDRILEDFPIYESSFQVSPLFEGAVQKMREKLELKRDYTAFQYLAQPSISFFTPEQTRHKQDIITEFHLIESRMQVAETVQRYELIDPLCDRLLPPANTDNVSFTEKLDRIFTHPVLGYLIFFLLLFLVFQAIYSKAEVPMVYIDEKFGELQDFAKINLGDSPLANLITDGIIPGISGIVIFVPQIFILTLFLLLLEESGYMSRVVFLMDKWMRPFGLNGKSVVPLMSGAACAIPGILAARNIENTKERLITMLVTPFITCSARLPVYAVLIALVIPQKQFLGFNLQGVVLMGLYLLGVFGALLFALIFNKGIKTPYKSYLIMEMPDYRIPYWKNVLLGLWEKVSAFVFGAGKIILAVSVILWVLASYGVTDKFKNAEEHIAQESRIHQWSEEDFEHHLAAYKLENSLLGNIGKTIEPVFKPLGYDWKISIGVLTSFAAREVFISTMATIYSLGSDNDDENQIVARMHNETRPNGEKVFNLATGVSLMLFYAFAMQCLSTLAVVRRETGIWKWPMVQLVCMTGLAYLVSMLTYQLLS from the coding sequence ATGAGCGTACTTAAAATAGCACTTGTTGGAAATCCTAATGTTGGGAAATCTACCTTGTTCAATGCGCTTACAGGGCTAAAGCAGCGTGTGGGGAATTACCCAGGAACCACGGTAGAAAAACGCGTGGGGAGCCTAAAACACCAAGGGGTGAGAGTGAAATTGTATGATTTTCCAGGCACTTATACCCTTTATCCCAAATCAGCAGATGAAGAGGTGGTTTTCAATATTTTAAACAATCCTAATTCGCCCGATTTCCCCGATAAAGTTGTAGTAGTGGGAAGTCCTTTGCAACTTAAACGAAGCTTATTGCTCTACCACCAAGTGCGAGATGCGGGCTTGCCCGTGATTTTTGTGCTGAATATGGCAGACGAAATCGAGAAAAATCAATTATCAATTAATCGAGAGGAGTTTCGTATGCTTTTGGGCGAAGATTTGATTGAAATCAATGCTCGAAATGCACAAAATATTTCAATTTTAAAAGATAGAATTTTAGAAGATTTCCCGATTTACGAATCAAGTTTTCAAGTGTCTCCGTTGTTTGAGGGCGCGGTGCAAAAGATGCGTGAAAAATTAGAATTAAAGCGAGATTATACCGCATTTCAGTATTTGGCGCAGCCAAGTATTTCGTTTTTCACTCCAGAGCAAACACGCCATAAACAAGATATAATCACGGAGTTTCATCTTATAGAATCAAGGATGCAAGTGGCAGAAACCGTTCAGCGCTATGAATTGATAGATCCGCTCTGCGATAGACTATTGCCACCAGCCAACACCGATAATGTTTCTTTTACAGAGAAATTAGATAGGATTTTCACACACCCTGTTTTGGGGTATTTAATCTTCTTCTTACTCCTCTTCTTAGTTTTTCAGGCGATTTATAGCAAAGCCGAAGTGCCTATGGTGTATATCGATGAGAAATTTGGAGAATTGCAGGATTTTGCTAAAATTAATTTAGGGGATAGTCCGCTTGCGAATTTAATCACAGATGGAATTATTCCAGGAATTAGCGGAATTGTGATTTTTGTGCCACAAATTTTTATTTTGACGCTTTTCTTGTTGTTGCTCGAGGAGTCGGGCTATATGAGCCGTGTGGTCTTTTTGATGGACAAATGGATGCGCCCGTTTGGGCTAAACGGAAAATCCGTGGTGCCACTCATGTCGGGTGCGGCGTGTGCAATCCCAGGGATTTTGGCAGCGCGCAACATCGAAAACACCAAGGAGCGTTTAATCACAATGCTTGTTACGCCGTTCATTACTTGTTCGGCAAGATTGCCCGTATATGCTGTTTTGATAGCTTTAGTCATTCCACAAAAGCAATTTTTAGGTTTTAATTTGCAAGGCGTGGTCTTGATGGGGCTTTATCTATTGGGAGTTTTTGGAGCCTTGCTATTTGCTTTGATTTTCAACAAAGGAATCAAAACACCATACAAGAGTTATTTAATCATGGAAATGCCCGATTATCGTATTCCATATTGGAAAAATGTATTGCTCGGGCTGTGGGAAAAAGTGAGTGCTTTTGTCTTTGGAGCAGGGAAAATCATTTTGGCAGTAAGTGTGATTTTATGGGTTTTGGCGAGTTATGGCGTTACCGATAAGTTTAAGAATGCCGAAGAGCATATTGCGCAAGAAAGCCGAATTCACCAATGGAGCGAAGAGGATTTTGAACACCATTTGGCAGCCTATAAATTAGAAAATTCATTACTCGGAAACATTGGGAAAACTATAGAACCTGTGTTTAAACCTTTGGGCTACGACTGGAAAATCAGCATCGGCGTGCTTACTTCTTTTGCCGCACGCGAAGTCTTTATTTCTACCATGGCTACGATTTATAGTTTGGGATCAGACAATGATGACGAAAACCAAATTGTGGCACGCATGCACAATGAAACTCGCCCCAATGGAGAAAAAGTGTTTAATCTTGCAACGGGCGTTTCGCTGATGTTGTTTTATGCCTTTGCCATGCAATGTTTGAGCACGCTAGCCGTGGTGCGCCGCGAAACAGGCATATGGAAATGGCCTATGGTGCAATTAGTGTGCATGACAGGGCTGGCGTATTTAGTCTCGATGTTAACTTATCAATTATTAAGCTAA
- a CDS encoding FeoA family protein, with protein sequence MLLADLKKGEKAKITGFTTEDIPAKFLEMGLVPGVEIRYKCSAPFNGPMCIVLCKNKCVLALRKTEAAYVLVNKGE encoded by the coding sequence GTGTTATTAGCAGACTTAAAAAAAGGTGAAAAAGCGAAAATCACGGGATTCACAACCGAGGATATCCCTGCTAAATTCCTAGAAATGGGGCTAGTTCCTGGTGTCGAAATCAGGTATAAATGTTCGGCTCCGTTCAATGGACCTATGTGTATTGTGCTTTGTAAAAATAAATGTGTCTTAGCCCTTAGAAAGACTGAGGCTGCTTATGTTTTGGTTAACAAAGGAGAATGA
- a CDS encoding DNA polymerase III translates to MKHDLTLFDLKVFLNANKSEWWKNYYLEMSSVLSNFLIDNNLLVDIMPFDDDGNVKLDLTIKQSNLTPEGVELFKKAIPNWYKSHERGAEISKISILEKGLKKIRESKR, encoded by the coding sequence ATGAAACATGATTTAACTTTATTTGATTTAAAAGTATTCTTAAATGCGAACAAAAGTGAATGGTGGAAAAATTACTACCTAGAGATGTCCTCTGTTTTATCTAACTTTTTGATAGATAATAATTTATTGGTAGATATAATGCCATTTGATGACGATGGAAATGTAAAACTTGATTTAACCATTAAGCAATCAAATTTAACCCCAGAGGGAGTGGAGCTATTTAAAAAAGCAATTCCCAATTGGTATAAATCCCACGAAAGGGGTGCCGAAATATCTAAAATTTCAATTTTAGAAAAAGGATTAAAAAAAATTAGAGAAAGCAAACGGTAG